The Silene latifolia isolate original U9 population chromosome X, ASM4854445v1, whole genome shotgun sequence genome contains the following window.
AGGGCAAAGTTGGGGGCATGCATATATGGTGTAACTAATAAATGTACCTATAAAGTTCATGCAAAGAAACTTAAAGAAGAAGAGCCATTCTAGATTAGAAGTATTAGCTTGCCTTATAACTGTGGCTGGAATGACCACAATGACAAGTGCACATCCCTTTATTTGGCTAAGAGATACCTAGATTACTGGAGACTTGAAAGTGATACCAAAGTAGATACTTTTCAGGAAAAGGTGTTGGCTGAATTGGGGAATGAAGTTGGGTACTGGCTTATTATGCTAAAGAGAAGGCCTTGAAAATGATTTATGGGGAAGTAGATAAGCAATATAAGAGGGTGTGGGATTATGCAGAGATTGTTATTAAGTACAATGTGGGCAGTTCAGTAATAGTGCAACTAGGCAAGATTAAGAATCCCCCTGCTGTCTTCAAAAGAATGTATATGTGCTTGGATGCTTACAAGAAGGAATTTATTGCTGGTTGTAGGCCCATGTTAGGGGTTGATGGATGTCATTTGAAGGGGCCTTATCCAGGTCAACTACTTACAGCACTAGGTAAAGATGGCAACTGCAATATATATCCTGTTGCTCCATAGTTGAAGTGGAAAATAAAGACTCATGGACCTGGTTCTTGGAGCTGTTGATGAAGGATATTGAACTTGTTGCTGATAAGATAACCTTTATGTCAGACAGACAAAACGTAATTCCTCATTTTACTTGTATATGTATGTTAGTAGCAAGTAGAACATATGCTCATATTGTGTTTTCTGTTTTGGAAGGGTTTGGTGGAAGCTTTCACAACTGTAGTTCCAAATTAAATGAAGAGATCAGGTATTGCGGTAGGCATATATGGTCCAATTTCAAGCTGACTTATGCAGGGGAGGCCTTTAAATAGGTGTTTTGGAAGATAGCTAGGGCATATACCAAGGTAAGTTGTTAAACACATTTTACTGCATACCTATCTACAAACCAGTGGGTTCTTTTATTTGACATACTAATGTATGTTGTTTATGATTAGGCTGAATTTGAACAACATATGGAAGAACTGAAGTCTATGTCAGTTGGTGCACATGCTTACCTAAGTGCAATACCTACAAAACACTGGTGTAGGCATGCTTTTAGCAACAAATGTAAATCTGCAATGATGTTGAATAATTGTTGTGAAAGTTTTAATAATGCTTTGAGGAAGTGTAGGGACAAACCTGTCTTATCAGTTATGAAGTGGATTAGGAGGTATTGCATGAAGAGAACTTACTCCAAATGGGAGGGGGTTGATAAAGTGAAGGACAATCTTATGCCTGCTATTGAAAAGCAACTGAAGATAATAGCTAAAGAGAGTAGAAGGTGTGAGCTTATTCAGTGTGGTTTGTTAGAGTTTGAGGTCGTCAATCTAACTAGAGATAGGTTATAGTGAACTTGGAGAAGAAAGAGTGAAATTGCAATAAGTGGAACCTAACTAGGATCCCATGTTCACATGCTTATGCATGTATAACTAAAAAGAGACATTTGATAGTGTCTTATGTGCATGAAGCATACACTAAAGAAATGTACAAGAAGACTTATGCTGCTCACCACAAACCATTACAAGGCTCTAAGCAATGAGAGAGGACTGAGCACATTCAACCACCCCCCCCTCTTCTCCTTATAGGAAACATCCTGGAAGACCaagtcattaaaaaaaaaaaaaaaaaaggcaggaGAGTTTCAACCAAAACAAGGTGTGAGGAGGAAGGGAGCCAAGAAGACTTGCAGTACTTGTGGCTGTCCCTACAATAGGAGGGATATTGTTGAAGAGAAAAAGGCAGAGCAGAGGTGCTCATGAAGAGGTACAATTGTCAGGTCCTCCTCAAATCTCACAAGCAGGTCCTTCTCAAAGGTCCCAAGCAACCTCCAACACTGCCACTGTAATActtcggttttctatgtctttgggtactctatcgagtggggcttattctgtcgagtaagtatgtatttatacgaaacagtagtctacctgatgggtactcgatcgagtacgtgtgacactcgatcgagtaagttggtcttacgggttgttttagccgggatttgttaataacgcgtaattagtatttaagggtttccgtcactttcttaatcactttaacttttataaaaactttcaaagagagaaaagagttacgttgatttgttcttcgcgttattgtcaaatcccaaaggctaaggttgtcggatcgtcacgttctttacgtcgttgagttcgtcgtgtcgagggtaggatccttgtatagtttttatattgttttttttgtttttttgttaaaaccctaattgggtagattaggGGGTTTGGGAGTATTTTGTGgtattagatggtaattgtatgaatatgtaattataggaggagatttcgtAAAGGAGCATTTTTggttagctgcttgtgacggtcttgtgatcGCTTATTCCAGGTaagatttcctactcagttattggttacatatatgttggttggttgattgattgttggtggttgttgattaatAACATTTGTCTATATGGTATTGGAATTGGTTATTGTTGATTTTATAGTtggatgtgattgtttgtctgtggttctcgaggtgcgtcctcggctgagtggagtcacatgCGGGAGTGGTtgcacgcccttgattcgccctttgtgaaacccgccacaggggggacgtgcacattaaggaacatgggttatcgctcggatgagatgagcggggcttaggtgggaacggctgcggtctccaactggcggtgtggagtacttgttgcgatgggtattctggtaggactacgcactttagtgtgtagtcaggtgtgtggagttgtgatggaGATTGGGTGATTTGTGTATTGTAACTattgtattgtttttgtgtaatcagtaactgaccccgtttaaatgttttgaaaactgtggtgatccattcgggggtggtgagcagttgtttagcaggcatatcttggatacgcgtgggatctagctgggaatggagtcatcacatatcagagtctttaatcttccgctgtgtttgataaGGCAGTTCCACTTAGTTGATTTACagttttgagaacagttgtattttactttacagttttggttatgtaatcgttaaacttaattatctaaagtatgttctttcatggtcaatttgatatatattgcctcgggtaaccgagatgatagcattctcatgcattaggtgaccctggtaaggcacttggtgtatgggggtgttacagccacAGTTCCCACGAGTCTTGCTATGGTGGTGTATAACTCTTCCACATCAGTCTGAGTTAGTGTGGTTTAGTAGCTTATTTACCTAAAATTTTCAATAATAATTAGAGATGTACATGTGAAAACAATGTTGTTTCATTTTGGtttgttatttcattttgatGGTAACAGTGATGTAATGAATAACTACCTCCGGAAGTATGCCAAAACAATGTTGCTTCATTTTGCCAAGTTCAGTAAAAGTTGGAAGTATGTCAACCAATTTCGGATTATCAATTGTCTTTCATCTAACAATGTTATCAATTGTGTGTTTCATTTTGCAACAAGTCTTAATTTCAACATAAAGAAGCTGTATTCCATACATAACTAGTACACACATGCTTACACCATTAGACTAACATAGTTTAAATCATTGAACATTCTTCCATCAATTCCATATTTGCAATAAACACATAGCAAATACCATTAAATTAACCTAATTTGCCATAAACAATTCAAACTAAGATAAAGACAAAAGCTAAAATAACTTTGTTCTTCTTATTCTCCTTTTTCAATTCAACCAATTCTTccattaattccttaaatttctcCCCATCAACCTCTTTTCCAATTTCTTCAAGGTCTTTTCTTGCTAGACGAACTTCAATTTTGAGGCTTCTATTTTCACTCAACAAGTCGTTGATTATGTTCCTTTGCCACTCCGTCATATCTTCATCAACCCACTTAAAAAACCCACATACGCGCATGTTTGAATCTGGGTTGTAGAATTTACAAGTGACAAACTTTCTCCCTGGATTTTGTAAAATCCATGAAGTTCGATGTGCACAAGGTATCCCACATTTGCACTTCATTCCCATATATGAGGTATTAGAACTTAAAGATGAGGAAGACATTTTTTTTTTGCTTGCAAAAGAAAAGTGACAGGAGAAAAGAGAAGAAGAGAGAAGGAAACTGATGTGGGGAAAAAAGAATAGGTAGTGTAATGCATTTAAGGAGTGAAATTGGAGGGAAAAATTAGAGGTATGTTATGTTTTGGAGGGAAAATAAAGTAAGGTAGGCTTCAACAAATAATGTAGCCATTTTAGTCTTCAAGTGAATCTCACACGTGCAAAAGAAGGAAAAGGAAGGTCAACAATCGGAAACTTGACTTTTTTGGCCGGAAGTtcatttttggtagtttacaaaataaaataaaagaaggtAGTTCAAagccaaaaaataaataaaaggaagtTCCTCACAAATAACCATAAATAAAAGGTATTATCTGACAAAAAACTCTTATATTAATTTTTGTACTAACTATACATTCATTCAAACTGGCCCAAACAATACTACATGTTACTCCATTAGTCCATTACATACCCTACAATAATTTCTTTAAAATTTCGGAAAATTCGCGCGATGTCCTTGAGATTTGTCATTTTCccaaaatacccaaattttttatCCAGAAAACTTTAAGAAGCCATAAATCGTGTGTACGGGTTCAGAAagtaattaatatatattttttcaAATGGGTTATCTTTACGAGAGATACGATTTGAAAAAAgaaattgtcgtatttggatctCGTGGTTAGGACTTTTTGTATGTTAAAGTTTTTttgaccgaacaaactttgagtgaccatatctctttGTCACAAATTCCAAACtcaacaatattttttttttcaagtcgtagttctcggaaagatgatcaatttgaaaaaaaaatgtcaCTTTCTGAGCTCGTAATTACGAGTTATGGCCTCCTAAAGTTTTCCGgataaaaaaattgggtatttcatataaaatatcaaacctcagaggcaccgcgtgcattttccatTATAATTTTATGTATACACATATAATCTAATACCTTAAAACCATTATCTAAGGCCTTAGTTCTTTTGGATAAAAAGTAGCGCAACTTAAATGAACTACGTGAACTCAAATGAATTGAAGTGAACTGGAGTGGGCTGAAATGAgctcaattaaaatgaatgaaactgaactaaattaaattaaagcGAGTTAGTTGAACTAAGTTGTGTGGAGGTGATCTGTACAGAATGAAGCTAAAATGAGCTAAAGTGAGGTTAAAGTTGAGCTGAACATAATCAATAACACAATAACGAGAACAACGACAACTAAGTAGTAAAGACCTGTTTTGGGGATGTTATGATAAACATGATAGGCTAGTGTTCAAAAGGTGGAGGAGTATTTATGTCCCTTGGGCagagcatccacattgaagaggaagtcttcttcctcttctttattttttctaattttttcatTGGGTAcaatattttcttttattttttgccACATTTTCCAATTTTCTCATCctcttcctttctttttctccaAATCAAAGAGGATGTTGTGTTCCTCTCTTTTTCACCTTTAAAGTAGGACCCATCACACTTTTTCTCTCTTATATGGCACAAGGGCCAAAACAAGGATATACTCCATAAATAGAGGATGTCTTTATCTTTCTCTTCAAAGAGAATACTAAGAGAATgtatccacattgaagaggacatcctcttagATGAGAGAGAGTCCTAAGAGGATGGTGtatcctcttcaatgtgggtgCTCTTAAGGAGGTTTTCAGGTCAAAGACATAGCCATTGGGATTTGGGAACAAGACTGCTCTTCCTAAGTGGCTCTGGCGCGCAACTTGATCGAATCAGGGGGCTATCTGGACTCATTGGATTAGGGAATATTACCTATCTAATTACCCCAGATGGGATCTTGTCATTAAGGAATAATTCCGAATGTTTCGGAAGTATTTTACTGGCAAGGGATGCTTGTATTACTCAACTTAGTtctaataccccgtattttaatgacATAGTTAGTAGTCAGTCAATTGTGAAAATGtgttttataaataatatttaaatattttatgaatGATATTTATAAATAGTAATTACGTTGTGAGACGGAgtgtaaaaaataaataataatgagTCGGGATAGCAATTGGGTAACTTGGATATTAGCTAGTAATATACTATAATTATATCCGACCCGACTTGACCGACCCAACCCAACCagactgacccgattgccacttCTACAGTTCTACCTAACAATACCACAAGTCCACGACAATAGTAACCACATAGATTGTGACTCTCATTCATTATTTACctttttattattctttgtgaagagtattttaatcaaaggtaaacaaataattaggaCCGAGGGATTACCCGTTAGAGCAGGTTCATGCATATCATCCCATTCCCAGCAACACAAATTTTTATTTGTGACCGTTACAAGCTTGTGGCGACTCACACCCGAATTAAATAATGTTAAAAAGGAAAGGGGTTATGAGATGTCACAAGCCTGTGACCGCCACAAGTAAAACATCGTATCCAAACAATGTCTGGTATAATTTATAAAGGGAGTTGATCAGCATTCAGCTCCTTCCTCCCTGGTTAGAGCAATTATTTCTTGCCGTTGTAGGTTTCATATTCCGCTATCAAATTTATACAATATAACTACTACGAGTATTATAATGCCTTTTTCTTTATAAAGCAAAATGAATTTTACAAATTACAATCACCCTCAAATAGAATGGTGTATCGTCACCGCATTTACTATCCATCAAGTGTTCAGCTAGTAAGAAACAATACATTCGAACAGTGGCCAGAGGGTTCTATGGCCAAGACTTGGCAGCTGGGAGCATGGGAGCGAAGAATGAACAATTTTTATATCGCGTAAAAGGCAGCATCAGCAGTTCATCACTCCACATCATTCCATACTCATGGTGAGAGACATCTTCTTCAAAGCATAGGAGGGGGAGTTCTTACTTCTTAGCATATGAGTACATGACGGCAGATCCATAAAATGATTAACCACCGCTGACATAATTTATGGAAAAAGCTGGTCTGGTCTTCAAACAAGTTATATCAGTGGACCTGCAAAAAAAGTAATTTGGTCCGAAGTACTTATGATCTGGTTGGAATAGGTCAAGTACTCAAGTAACGGGCTGCTTTGGGTATGGGTAATTTGGTTCTGATCAGCTGGATTGAGTAAAGTTGTGTTTATTTAGCGTTCTTCATTGATATGTAGATAACTTGAGTTTAATTTTGCGTTGGGATATTTTTGGGTCATGTGGTTTCAATCAGGTCGATATTGGTATTAACAAAGCTCCAAACGGCTACGTGTAAGATCAGGTCAATGGAAATTTTAGGTCATTTTCCAGTTACCTTGTTTGGCTCTAATTCGCTTGGTCAATTTTGTCAAGCTCAGTCATATCTTTCTTACTGAGGTAAAAGTTTAGTTATATCTTTTATGCTCctctatttaaaaaaaaaaattggtgtcaaagtaaaaagaaaagataagaaattaccaggATCAGAGTTTTAAAACCATCAGCTGCAAATCATAGCATCAACAGTTGTCATCGAGATCAAGTAGACAAACACACTCGATGTGTGGAGTGTGAGGGAACATGTCTACAGGTTGGACGCTCTGTAATCTGTAGCACCCTTCTATCTTATGATCCACCTGAAATGTACAGTTTTGATCTCAGGCGTAGGAATATGAGACAGGACACAGCTACACGGAAAAAGAAATGAGCAGAAAGGGTTATCATTTACCGAGCCATGGCACAGGTAGTCTATGTCACGGGCACATGTGGCGGGATTGCAAGATACATAGACTATCCGAGGGGCCTTCAATTTCAGCAGAAACTTTATCAGCTTCATGTGCATTCCCGGACGATTTGGATCTGAAAGATTCATGAATTTGTAGCCAAACCTTAAAAACATGACAAAGTGAACATAAGTGGATCAGGAAGATGACACTATTACGTTTACACAACATTTTTCTTGGCTGTAAAGGGAGCCACAAAGTAAATTTGATGGTGACGGGTTCCCAACCCAATTCATGAGTACTACAACCTAATGACTTTACCAACTAAGCAAAGTGACATCTACATTCTTTTACAAAAATGCTAGTTGATCAATTTGACAGAATGAACCCCAAGCAAAAGATATAAACTAAGAGAGAATGACAGGTAATGATATTTAGGCAAACATGTGCAATTTTTCGAAGCAGAAAAGCCTGATTCATGCACTATTTACCAGTAACTCTATAGATGAATAAAGTTACTGGTCATCTCATCAAACTATTAAAGTTAGTGGATGTACGTTCAAGTTGACATTTAGCAAATGACAATTAAGAAGATGTTTCCATAGTTAAAGTCTAAATTCAGGGACATTAAGTCATATTCAAATGAAGCAGCATAGTGAAGGTAAAACAATTAACCACAGATACAACATCATCCCAATGCCACTGAAGGGTATGTATCTACCTGATATCACAACATCAGGCCTAGGAAAACTCTTGCCAAAGTTCTCATCAATTTTGTTGAGGTCTCCCTGGACAAAAGTGGCGTTATTGATACCATTGAGATCAGCATTTTGGTGAGCATCAGAGATGGCTTGAGCAACTACTTCATACCCATATACatgtttggctctgaaaatatacAAGAGACGCAGTCACACACAACGATTAATAATAGGAATAAAGAGTGATAACCTACATTTATTCGACACTTGACCTTAGCTATGTGTCACATGTCAACATGACACTCCATCCAACACAACGCTGCATTTACATCTTGACATTCGGAAAACGGCGGTAGCAATCAGCATACAAGAAGTGCAATAACAACATTGCCCCGGTACCAGAAGGACTCCTGCAAATTGCGAGGTAGGGGGATGTATGTacccttacccttgtgttagcaacacaaagaggttgtTTTCAAATGACCCATAATGAAAATTGTGTGGAGAGCAGCATTGAATGACTACCAGTTCTCAATAAAAAGAAGCGCAGCCAATTTAATGAGTCATTTTGCTTTACCAATCAATATGCTATTCTAATGCATTTGAACTTTGGTTATGTAGATTTTGACGATATATTGGAAGCAATTTATTATTTACAATATGCTACTAGAAAATCCTAATAGTAGATCTGCTAGGTGGGTTTTTAGCTCTAGAAAAGAAATTATCATGTATAATCAGCTATTTACTGAACACTTTATAATGATTTCTTTAGTGAGAATTGTCAAATCTATTGATCAGATTTTGCTGAAGTTATCACTTATCAGCTATCTAAAATCTGATTCTGCTAACTGCCAAACACGGCCTTGTTTGGATGGAAGTATCTAGAGGGAAAGAGGTAGGGAGGGACAATTTTCAATGTTTGGTTAGTAAATAGGGGTGGAGGAAAATGGAGGAaagaggggaggggagggaagcAATGAATAAAGATGAACTCAAATCCTTCCAACACCGGAAAAATTTGGAAGAAAAATACCATAGCTATCCCTCCTCTCCCTATGTTTCTCGCCCCTCTCCTTCCTTCCTACAACATGACCCAAACAATGCCTTAAGGATAAATCAACAAAACATAACAAACTAATTGTGTACAATCTAATACGCACAAGCATCGGACACTTGTAGCTTAGTCAGAATAAATATCCAATCACTCGCCAAAAGATGTTAATATATTACTCCCTCCACAaacctattttcaccccatttgctTTTGGGAGGTCAAAGTTTTCGAACTTTGACCGTAAATAAGTTGGGAAATAAAAATTATTAGATTATAAAACAAAAACATTTACACTTATTTCATGACATCTTTCACgaaaaaaaatttcaagaaaaaaaagtaacataTAGACTTCGAAAAACACGGTCAAAGTGTTGTCTTGGAGACCGCAATAAagcaaatggggtgaaaataggttTGTGGAGGGAGTATGAATTTATGATGTGGAGGGTATAAATGGGCATAATATAATTATGCTAACCTTCTGGCAAGTGTGAGGCCAATGGTGCCAGTTCCACAAAACAAGTCCAGAACAATCTCTGAGCCATCTCCTTTGAGACCAGCAACTTCTTCAATTAATTTATAGAGGACCTCTGCCTGAAAAGGACGCACAGTACAATTAGACCAGGAACACGGTAAATATTTTTCAGGATGAACAATTGAGCTTGCATCAATACAAGCATGTACCTGGTGTGCATTTGTCTGGAAGAATGAGTTTGCTGAAATCTGAAATGTCAACCCTCTCAATATTTCTGTGATCATAGATTTCCCATACAATACATGTTCAGCCTCTCCAATTGAAGTGCTCCCCACTGACGTATTTATGTTGTTTACAATGCTAACCTATTGTTCATTACAAAGCAATACAACAATCACTATGATTTAAATGTATGTGAATCAGAGAAATGGTTTCCTCCAGGATCAAATGCATTATCGCCATGGTGACAAAACCAAGAAGCTAAAAGAGAAATCATTAACTATTAAATGCGATGCCTCTGCATGTTACATGGTTTCTGTGTTGCTAATAACAAAGCTAAATATCTATAGCGAGTCTTGTGTGACGTGATCTCACATTGAGACCACACCAACCACGTAGTTAAAACTCTGTTTAATTATATGATTAATGGTTGGGTCTCAGATACAAGACCATCTCAATCAAGTTTTTGTGAAAAATCCCAACCAGCTCATACCCCCTCCATTCCAACCAATTGTACACATTTTCCATAATATGTGGTGGGATTTTGAAAAAATGTACACTATACAATTGGTTGGAATTAAGGAAGTATGTTTTTAGTCATTGTAGTAATCGAAATTTATTGAAGTTGCCAAAATGTTGCTGAACATTTCATTCCTCCCACATAAGGCTTATTTTCATGATCCCCAATGAAACTTCATAAAGTCTCGTCGGCATGATGTTTGACtaaatgataaggaacatttttgtTGGGTTGAGGGGATATGGCCCAGCTGGCCAACGCCCATGAAATCAAGGACAGTGTTGTGATTGGAGGATACTTCTCTTTGAAGGATGAAGGATA
Protein-coding sequences here:
- the LOC141620257 gene encoding uncharacterized protein LOC141620257; its protein translation is MIYGEVDKQYKRVWDYAEIVIKYNVGSSVIVQLGKIKNPPAVFKRMYMCLDAYKKEFIAGCRPMLGVDGCHLKGPYPGQLLTALVEVENKDSWTWFLELLMKDIELVADKITFMSDRQNAEFEQHMEELKSMSVGAHAYLSAIPTKHWCRHAFSNKCKSAMMLNNCCESFNNALRKCRDKPVLSVMKWIRRYCMKRTYSKWEGVDKVKDNLMPAIEKQLKIIAKESRRCELIQCGLLEFEVVNLTRDRL